The Chryseobacterium phocaeense genome includes the window CTGGATGGCGATGTTCGCGCTGAATATGATGAGAATTGCCCTCGAGCTGGCTCTTTACAACAATGTATATGAGGAAATGGCCATGAAGTTTTTCGAACATTTCCTTTCTATCGCCAATTCGCTTGATAATATGGGTGAGGAAGAGTTCAGCCTTTGGGATCAGGAAGATGAATTTTTCTATGATGCGATTGCTGCCAGCGACGGGAGCCATATGTACTTACGTTTAAGAAGTATTGTAGGACTTATCCCGATGTTTGCAGTTGAGGTGATTGATGATGAAATGATTGAAAAACTGCCAAATTTCAAAAAAAGAATGAAATGGGTCCTTGAAAATAAACCGGAACTGGCTTCACTGGTGTCAAGATGGGAAGTGAAAGGTCAGGATTCCAAGCACCTTCTTTCTCTTCTCCGGGGGCACCGTTTGAAACGTTTGCTCAAAAGAATGCTGAATCCGGATGAATTTCTGAGCGATTACGGCGTGCGGGCCTTATCAAAAGAATATGAGCAGAATCCTTATACATTGAATTTAAACGGAACAGATTACTGTGTAAAATATACCCCTGCAGAAAGTGACAGCGGTCTTTTCGGAGGAAACAGCAACTGGCGCGGGCCAATCTGGTTTCCGATCAATTTTTTAATTATTGAAAGTCTTCAACGGTTTTTCTTTTATTACAGTCCGGATTTTCTCGTAGAATATCCTACAGGAAGCGGAAATTATTCCAATCTGGATCAGATTGCAGATGCTTTAAGTAAAAGGCTGTCCGGGATCTTTTTAAAGGATGAAAACGGGAACCGCCCTGTGAACGGGCAGTATGAAAGATTCCAGACCGATCCGGATTTTAAAGACTACATTTTATTTTATGAATATTTCCACGGCGATACCGGAAGGGGAGTTGGAGCTTCCCATCAAACGGGATGGACCGGCCTGATTGCAAAAATGCTGCTTCCAAGATTCTCGAGAAAGAAAATAGCGGAATCGGAGACGGAAATGCCTGAAGAGAGCTGAGGAGGCGAAGAGGCTAAGGAGGCGAAGAAAGCAAAATGGCGAAAGGGCAAAATCGCAAATGGGCAAATTAGCTGATCTGCTTTCTTCGCTTCCTTAGCCTTTTTGCCGTTTCACCTTTTCGCCCTTTTGCCCTTTCGCCTATTCAAAAATCTGCTGAATCACCTCCAGGGATGCCGGAATCCTGAAATCAGTAATATGATAATGGTAATATACGAGAAGGCTGTCCAGGAAATCTTTTCGTAAGGATGGATGAATTTTTGTGGTATAAAGATTTTCCGAGCATAGGGCTGTTTTCCATATATGGGATATTTCCCTATTGAAAAGCTGGTGGGCAGGAGTTTCTGTAAATATTCCCGTTTCAGGATCTAAATATTCCCCGTTCCGTATGAGAGGAGCAACTCCCTGGATTTTCAGGATTGAAATTAAAAAGAGCAGATGACATTGATAGTTTTTATCCGTCAGTTCATTAACGAATTGCTTGATACTGAAAAAAAGAACTGGATTTTTGTGTTCATGTCTTAAAACCTGGTTCAGGAAATCTGAAATAAAAAATATCACGGTATTGGCTTTGATATCCATATACAGATCATAATTTTTAAGCAGTTCAAATTTCGAAACCGAAGGAATTCCGTTGCCTCTGGCAGGATTCACCGTAAAATTAAGCATACTTAAAGGCTGAAGCAGGGCCTTCTTTTTATTTCTTTTGGAATAGATTCCTTTTACGAAATAGGTCTGAAAGCCTTCTTCTTCTGTAAAACAATGCAGCACCGCATCATTTTCGCCATATTTTATAAATGAGAGTAAAAATCCG containing:
- the recO gene encoding DNA repair protein RecO gives rise to the protein MNSQNGFLLSFIKYGENDAVLHCFTEEEGFQTYFVKGIYSKRNKKKALLQPLSMLNFTVNPARGNGIPSVSKFELLKNYDLYMDIKANTVIFFISDFLNQVLRHEHKNPVLFFSIKQFVNELTDKNYQCHLLFLISILKIQGVAPLIRNGEYLDPETGIFTETPAHQLFNREISHIWKTALCSENLYTTKIHPSLRKDFLDSLLVYYHYHITDFRIPASLEVIQQIFE